The DNA sequence CTGAACTATattttccagtttgtgcccatccctagagtTCCAttcctcattttattctcacaataaccaTGTGAGGATGattcttatttagatatttatatcccacttaaGCAGTTTAGCACAGCTGTCTCCCTTCCTCTTGCTTATCCTTACAACAGTGAATGCTATTATGAAGTAGGCGACATGGAGCAACAAATTACACATTACAtttttccaaggctttttttgtagcaggaattcctttgcatattaggccacaccctctgatgtagccagtactcCAGGTGCTTATAGTAGACCTTGTaataagagcactgtaagctcctggaagattggctatatcaggggggtgtggcctaatatgcaaaggagttccaactcaaataaagccctgcattTTTCACATGGGGTCTTGCAGCCATATGCCAGCTGCAAGTTGCTCATGGGAAGCATGGGGGCCATTTTGTTTGGAATAGCTGTATGGGTGGGAAGGCCTTCCTTCCTGCACCATTTTCTGGCTCCACAGTGGTGCTGGAGGGCATTATTTGGGCCATCGAGGGGGGGCTGCACACAGATGCCCCTCCTCCAAAACTGGGCGCCTTCGCTTCTAAATAAACCTCCCATGAGCAACTTGCATCCTGCTGCAAGTCCCTGTGGCAACCAAGTTGGCAAATGTGAAGTATACTTTGACCCTAagagagagtgattggcccaagatcacccatcaagcttccatggcagactgaggGAACAAACTTGGCTCTCCTGAATTCTTGTCCGATTGTCTGACCACACCTCCTTTCAATGTATTTTATGACATCATCTCATCATTCATTCTATGTATGTGTATACAACTGATTTGCAACTGATTTATTGGAGTccttgtaggattttcaaggcaagaggtggtgaTTTGCCACTGActgtctctgcatagtgaccttggacttccttgatggactCGCATCCAAGAACTCAAGATCTGAATCCAGTAGATCAACAATCtttcaaagcttccttcatcagacaTCTGAAGcttatactctggaaatcttgtaggtctttaaggtgctaccagacttgaATTTTGCTCTGCAGACAAAAGGTATTCCACTGAACAAAATCTGTGTCTGGATTTGCACTGTGTGTCTCCATTACCTTAACTGGATCAGGGCAAATATTTTGTGAGTTTCTGGGGATATGTATTCCTGCTGTCCATATAATGCATACAGCAGGGAGTTGCATAAGCTATTTATCTAGTACTCCTTGCCTGGAATTTAAAATAAAGCTGGAAAGGTTTGTACTTTTTAGCTCTGCCTTTGCTTTTAGCTGTGCCAGCAGACAGCAACTTCTATGTATGGAATGAGGATGAATTCTTGCATTTTCTTATGCAGACCTACACTTGTTAAAGCTGCAGAATAGTTTGACTGGCAACACACTTTGTGCAGATATCTGCTCGAAAAACTGTCCGTTTCCTGTTATGGTAGTTTAATTGCTCAGCATACTAGAACCAGTGGTCAATAATGAGAATAGGAAAAAGGTGGTTTTTGCAAAATTTTCCAGTTTGATTTTTGTTCTATAGATATTATCTTTGGCTATGCCTTTCTTGTGTTAtcttcgagtccagtggcacctttaagaccaacaaggttttattctggATGTAAGttttcttgtgcatgcacacttcttcagatacccaagaataaaacttggttgatcttaaaaggtgtcactggactcaaactttgttctgctgcttcagaccaacatggctgccacctCAATTTATGTTATTGTTAACAAAAGTCCAAATGCTTACAAGTGCAGCATGATCCTCACATATGCCTCATTTTTTTGCtcaatgtgttaattttactattctgtcattgaatcctATATTTGTATCTTTacattctaaatcactgcctatcagataattttacttcactgtcattggttcttaaatctgtaccattttgcattctgggccactgcctaccagctatgtatggctctgctcactgtgccagattcctcgtcccatgaagtgtgcttagagagcacacgaaagcttacgttctgaataaaactaagttggtcttaaaggtgcaatcgactcctattttgttccataTGCCCCAACTGTCCGTGTTTACCATCAGATCCCTTTTCCTGATACTTGTCCTTAGTACATTATTGCAGCACTGTTGCTGAATTGTGAACATGCCTATTTAAAACTGTGTTCATTTGAGAAGCTAGAGCTGCAGGGTCCAGCTCACTCTCTGGACCCTCTGGAATCATTCCGTCTCTAAATAGGGGTGAGTGATGAGGAATACATCTTGTTTATATAACACAtgcatataaatatatacacatgAATACTAGCACATGAACCCATGaacatgcatgaagctgccttatactgaattagaccattaaGGTTAGTatttgtctacacagactggcagtagctctctatcatcttaggcagaggtcttttagaTTACCTGCTACCCTcttcttttcactggagatgccagggattgaatttgggaccttctgcatgcaaagcggaggcttcttccactgagccacagcccctctcctacTACTGATGTATCATGCTGTGCCCAGCCTGCCATTTTAATACACTGCAATGGTGCAGAATATAGGCAGTGCATAGTTTATGGGTACACAATGAAACCACTTTGCTGGAGCTAAGTAGTCAAACTATCTTTTTGGGTCAGTCTTGATGGGAGACCACATGGAAATTGATGTTACCTTCCACTTCAGAGAAGATATTTTTACTATAGGAAATTTATCTGTATATCTAACTCTGAACTTGGCCCCAGAGTGTGGATCGAAAAATCTGTACAATGGGGTCAGGTATGGAAGAGGGAGATGTTTCTATAAATCTTGGGGAAATCCCAGGCTTGCTGAAAAAGCTTAATTTAAAAGAAATGAAGGGATAACATAAAGTAAGTTTTTAAAGGTTGAGGTTTCGTGAGATTAGCTCACAAGATCTCAGAAGGCATTTTGGTTGCCTAGACAACAGTGGAAATTGCAGTTGCCTTGGTAATACAATCTAGATGCTGTAGAGGAGAGTTGGACAGGCAAAGAGGAATGGGCTGGTACGAAAATCAACAGAGGAAATGGTAGAGGGAAGAAGTAAAGCAACATTAGAGAAATTAAAGAACAATGAAGTGGGGGAtggtgagagaaggaaggagtgcAGGGAAAGTGACAGATGAGAAGGCAACTAAAAAggtgagagggaaggaagaacaTAGGATGGTAATTATTCATATGAAACTTGAGGGATTACAAACGTTTCCTTATTTCAATGGTGAAATCTTAGATTTAAGACTGGTTTTCCAAGCCAATCTCTGtatgctcctccacatgaagagAGGTGGGTGGaatcagagacagggctttttcagtagagGAACCTCAACTGCGAAATGCCCTCCAACCAGAGAAGTTCTCCTGGTACCTTACCTGTTATCCTGAACACGACTGAtgaaaataactttttaaaatagtttttttaaGGCAGACACAATATAGTACAATACATCATACAGCAGACAATTGTATAACCTGTATCTCAGGTCAAGCAGTTtctaagtaaaatatatatatcaaatATTGTCAAGATTCAGTGAGATAAGCAAGCCATAAACAATTAGTTCAAAAAAGGGCATAGCCACCTATATCTGAATGATATTAGACTGTTTTCTTTTCCCAGTCATCTGCTACTTCACAATCAATCCATTCATTCTCTTGTCCTACAAATTTGAAAGCATCAGATTGGGTACCTAGCTCTATTCTAAAAATCGAAAAAGGGCTTCCAAAAATCAGAGAAGCAAGCATGTTTTGCATCTTTCAATTTAATAAATTCAGTCAATTTAGATAATTTAGCCAACTCCCATCGTTTATTTGTCCaagttttaacattttaatttatttcctTTTCCTAGTTTTTTGGCAGCCATCAATAAATCAAGAACCACACTTTACAGATGCCTGTCTAGGCAAAATTCCCTATAATAAACATTTATAACTGTTTGCTAGGGTTATTCCTAGCATTCATTTAATTTTTCTACATCCCTCCAAAACTTCATAACTGCCAGACATTTATAAAACATGTATATCGGCAACTTGTGGTCTGGATTTCCAACAGAATACATCGTTCACATGtaaatttgatttaatttctgagGTGTCAAATGCAATTTTATTTGCCTGTTGTttagtaactttttaaaaaatcctctttGTCAAACTTTTAGGGTATTTCATTTCCCAATACCTTGCATTTTGTTCCCTGTTGTTTGTGTACTGTTGTTGATTGTTTTACTGCAATCTGCTAATTTTAATTCTACCACATTATTGATATCAAGtttattgtaagccacttcacATTGAATTGAGAAAAGCTGAATAAGCAGAAGGCCAATCCCTCAAGGGTTGTTACTGCAAGTCTGCAAATATATTTTAGCCCTCTGTCTGaaaatgtattaaaatatttataatgcacttttctccccagtgggtcactcagtgagcttccatggtaagATGAGGATtaaaacctaggtctcccagaccctagtctgacaCCCTAAGCTCTTCTTTACTCTTGCAATTCTACCTATCCCTTTCAAGGGGGCTTTGTGCAGGAAAATGCTATATTCAGGCGTACCCTAAATGTGCCCCTAAAAACATGATGAATGCAGATGGCACTTTCCCCTATCCCAggtttttctttgtctctctttTCCATGCAGGTGTGTGCTCAGCTCTGCCAGACTCCATGCTATTGCCCTTGGCTCCCTCCCCGTTGCCCGCCAGGCTCCCCCTTGGTCTTGGATGGGTGCGGCTGCTGCAATGTTTGTGCTCGCAGGCTGGGAGAGCCCTGCAACTACCTTCACGTGTGCGATCAGAGCCAGGGTCTTGTCTGTGATTACACCACTACTCctggggggagaagaggaggaggaggcacctgCAATTGTGAGTTGACTGACATCCTTTCAgagggcctggatatctcctgcttttacagctgatctccagctggcagagattagctcccctggagaaaatgactgctttgaagggtggactccatggcattgtatcatgctgaggcccctcccctcccctccccaaaccccaccctctctcagatccatccctgaagtctccaggtattttccaacacagatctggcaacactATGAAGCATAAGGGTGTGGggtgttgtagggttgccagcctccaggttgggcctggagatctcccacttttacaactgatcactagctgacagagatcagctcccctgctttgaagggtggactctgtggcattgtaccatgctgaggtccctctcctgaAAAGAGCAAGTTtggcctagtgcaggggtgtcgaactaatttgttatgagggccgaatctgacataaatgagaccttgttgggctggaccatgttgggttgggccaagccatgttgggccaggccatgtgtgcacctatttaagattaggtagcagagagagaaattttataaagaacacaggcaaacataaatttatactttaaaaaaacttaaaatattagcactcaatggtcttaaagatgctttctttgtatttctcccatgggatccagggaactgggcaaaggaagctctggctctttccttccttcctcaggggactggggcaggggaggagcctcagccaatagaagggagaggctcgggtcagtagctctgctgtgcaactgagagagcctggcagagcatgctatttctccccccccttcctccccaagggaggagcctcaggttttgctctgtagctcctgtgcaatcgagcaaaccttgtaaagcaagctgttatgcagaaggaagcaagagagagggagaaggaagcagatggcagctagttgcttgggggcctgatgggagccctccagggtcttgattcagcccccaaactgcatgtttgacaccactggtctagcggttaagtgtgtggactcttgtctgggagaactgggtttgattccccactcctccacttgcagctgctggaatggccttgggttagccaaagctctcgtaggagttgtccttgaaagggcagcttctgggagagctctctcagccccacctacctcatagcatgtttgttgtgggggaagaagataaaggagattgttagccgctctgagtctctgattcagagagaagggcggggtataaatctgcaataataattcttcttcttcttcctcctccccaaaccctgccttctcctggatccacccccaaagtctctaagTATTTTACCTAGCTTTGTCAAAACTAGATAAAGCCATCgtctttctttggggggggggcagtaaacCAGCTCTCTTctttggccttctcctgtttttGCATATTTGGAAGTTCTGAGCTTCAAACTGAAAGTTGGTCCAGGTTGCAGATTTCACACATTCCCACCATTTGATGGGCATCTTCACTGGGAAGGGATAAAGCTCTTGCAGTCGCATCAATCTAACTTGGTAATGACTGTTCAGGAATTAGGTACTCATTACGGGCTTCCTTTTACGTCACCACGCCGTCTTCTCCATTCTCTTCTCTGGAGCTCCTATGGTAGCTGGCAGGAATGCAAACAAAACTCTGCAAATATGCCCTGATTTCCTGCCCTACTTGGAAAGTTCAGGTCAGCTGACAGGGACGTTAGCTAAGCAAACATTAGCTCCATGCAAAAATAACAAGACTTATAGGAATAAAATCACTTTCTCCTCAGAAGGCTCTCAGGAAAGTGCAAAAGAACTGTCGTCAGCTCCTGGGAATATTTCCTTCTTTAACAATACTGCCACCTCAGGAGTCTTAAACTAGTTTAAGGACTAGAACATCCAACAAACCAATAAAATAGCAAGGAAGGCTGTTTTCCTATACAGAAAAAAGTAATGCTCATGCAGTTCTCAAAACAGTATCCTTCAGGATTTCAAGCAAGTAAAGACCAAACTGTGGTGGAGAGGAGATCCATATTATTAATCCATGTGGGGTTGCTAGATCCACTGGCAGCCCTTCAGCCTCTTCCTGCCTCAGTAGGCTGGCAGGGGGAAAATAAGGGGATAGAATCGCTGTTGTATCAATGGTGTGACATTATTTCTGAAGTGATGTTATGCTGCTCtaagattcagtgggaactctaTGGCTTTTCTGATGGATCCTAGGCTGGCATGATGTTGCTTCCAGGTTTATCCCAGAATGATGTCATATCATCAATTTAATGGTACCCCCTTATGTCCCTGACCCCTCCCGGCTCTCTACCAGGTGCCAGTCACTGGCTGACAATCCTAAGAGCCATCCAATTCATATGTAAAGTGGATggggagtatttttttttcttcacagaACAGAGTGTGGGGATAAAGGGAGTTCCCACCTCTGCATTACCTTGGTGTGATGAGTTACTTGGACCAGCCTGACTCTGATAATGGATGTAAGATGGGCTGGAAGAACAATCTTGCAAAGAATAGAGTCCAGAGAAATAAGATGGGAGATGGGTAGGCTTTCTGTCCCTTCATCCCTTGCTCAGTTTTCGGTCAAAAGAAAGTAGACCTCTCACTCATTTTGCATATGAATTGGAGGACATGTGAATAAATACATGTGGATCCCTGTTCCCACTTCTGCCATCATGTAAAGTCTGGCACTTAGAATTGCTTTTCTAAATTATGTAAAATCAAGGCTGCTCCCACGTGCGAATGTTTCCTTGCATGCAAGAAGACGCACAATTTAACCTTCACAAAAAATACAGACAAGTTCCAcccatgattcccccccccccccagcatcatgAGTttctaatttttgttgttgtgttgttTTAAGGTTTCAGTCCTCATTTCAATCCTGGCAGTTTGTTTTGCTAAGGAAGAATTCCTTGGAGAAATGTACCTTTCCTAAATATGCAGAACAAATTGCAGTGTTCAAACATGGAGTTGTCAGATTCCCTCACTAATCTGAAACGATGGCTCTGCCACAGGTCTGATGCCTCGTTCTGAGTTGTTCCATGATCTCTGCTTTGTCTGAATGTTGTTGGCTGCAGATGAGGAGGGAGATGACAGCTGCGAAGTGAATGGAAAGATCTATCAAGATGGTGAAGCATTCCAGCCGACCTGTAAACACCAGTGCTATTGTTCAGAGGGAGGTGTGACCTGCGTCCCCCTCTGTAGCGAGGATGTCCGACTCCCCACTCCAGACTGCCCCCATCCAAAGCGTGTGGAAGTCCCGGGGAAGTGTTGTCCAGAATGGATTTGTGAGAGGCAAGACAGACAGGTCTTTCAGGATGCCATGGCAGGTAAAGCTCACAGGCCCTGATCTGCATTTGTGGCAGGTCTTTTGCTGTCTGAGCTCCAGTTAACAACTTCAGCAAAATGTCACACATGTATGGCAGAAGTCCCAAATTCAAGTTCTagcatttcattttccttttgaATTCTGAAAGACTTTTACAATGGTTCtatttacaaaataaataaatttcacaaGCATTCACAAAAGCCCGAAAAATCTCCTTGGTCATCAGGGCTTAGAGGAGTCATCTTCAAATGAGAACTATGCTCAGGTGATGTGTGCAGAATATGATGAGACAGAACAGGGATTTATTCTGAGATTTAACTATATTAATCAAGGTCTGAATGGGGATTTTGGATTCTTCTCTTTCTATGAGGAGGATGGAGGAAAATGTCTTGTCCTGAATAGAGGCTTAGCATATGGAAATgagcagttgaagcttttcatgtaAATAACATCATTTCAacttggtaaataacatcccaataagcctccctctctctctctctccttattcAGCACAAAGGCTGTCTGGAACAGCATCGATAGCTTTCCCCTTTCCGTGTGAAGAGTGGAGCACAGCATGGTCAGCCTGCTCTACGACCTGCAACGTGGGGATTTCAACACGAGTGTCTAACCAGAATAGGTACTGCAGACTTGAGACCCAGAGACGCTTGTGCTTCCTCAGACCTTGCTTAGGTCTTGGGAGAACTGCCAGCTTGGTAAGTGATGGACTTTGGTTTAAAACCAACCACTGATTTTAGCAGACAGTGCAGAGGCCAGCTGGCTTGTTTTGACACTTGAAcacatatatgaacacatgaagctgctttagattgaatcagagccttgggtcatcaaagtcagtattgtctactcagaccaacACCAGTTCTCCAGGCACccaggcagagaggtctttcacatcacctcctacgtGATCTgttcaactggaaatgctggagaTTGGATTTGGGACCTTCTTGGgacttgggagagccagtttggtgtagtgattaagtatgcagactcttatcctgggttagccatagctatcacaggagttgtccttgaaagggcagctgctatgagagccctctcagccccacccacctcacaggatgtctgttgtggggggagaagatataggagattgtaagccactctgagtctctgattcagagagaagggcagggtataaatctgcagtcttcttcttctgcatgccaagcagatgctctgccactgcccTTCATTTGGCAGCCCAATAGGGTTGCTatctctgggatgggaaatacaaAATGATTATCTGCCTCCTGCCTCAGCAAGCTCAGCTCCAGGTGAGTTTATGATGGGGAAAGAATCTCACAGCTGAGGCATCCTAATAGAAAAGGTCCTAG is a window from the Heteronotia binoei isolate CCM8104 ecotype False Entrance Well chromosome 2, APGP_CSIRO_Hbin_v1, whole genome shotgun sequence genome containing:
- the CCN5 gene encoding CCN family member 5 is translated as MKLQLLLISFLCLLSKVCAQLCQTPCYCPWLPPRCPPGSPLVLDGCGCCNVCARRLGEPCNYLHVCDQSQGLVCDYTTTPGGRRGGGGTCNYEEGDDSCEVNGKIYQDGEAFQPTCKHQCYCSEGGVTCVPLCSEDVRLPTPDCPHPKRVEVPGKCCPEWICERQDRQVFQDAMAAQRLSGTASIAFPFPCEEWSTAWSACSTTCNVGISTRVSNQNRYCRLETQRRLCFLRPCLGLGRTASLRGRGNQL